In the genome of Lacerta agilis isolate rLacAgi1 chromosome 2, rLacAgi1.pri, whole genome shotgun sequence, one region contains:
- the LOC117042237 gene encoding oocyte zinc finger protein XlCOF19-like isoform X2, with product MGTWSLCVIGQNNENNGEVSMVTSENEAWKEMFANQEAPQKSMNGEERSSTTPDIDVRLTLIHRIRRNSRKTCPVRGEPYKYQSQSNTCYGIHTEEKAYKCLECGKSFSRGGDLNVHQRTHTGEKPFTCMEGGQSFSRRDHLTLHQRTPHREKPFKCMVCEKSFKHGKSLTAHQRTHTWNKSFICIECGKSFRETGDLTEHQRTHTGVNRTNVWSVERALARAEALLHIEERHVGKTV from the coding sequence GTAATAGGCCAGAATAATGAGAATAATGGTGAGGTATCCATGGTGACATCAGAGAATGAAGCATGGAAAGAGATGTTTGCCAATCAAGAAGCACCCCAAAAGTCAATGAATGGGGAAGAGAGATCCTCCACAACTCCGGACATTGATGTCCGTCTAACTCTGATTCACAGGATCagaaggaacagcaggaagaccTGTCCAGTACGTGGTGAACCGTATAAGTATCAATCACAATCTAATACATGTTACGGCATCCACACAGAGGAGAAAGCATATAAATgtttagaatgtggaaagagcttcagtcgcggTGGGGATCTAAATGTGcaccaaagaactcacacaggggagaaaccatttacatGCATGGAGGGTGGACAGAGCTTCAGTCGACGTGACCATCTTACTTTACATCAGAGAACCCCACACAGGGAGAAAccgtttaaatgtatggtatgtgaAAAGAGTTTCAAACATGGTAAAAGCCTTACTGCGCATCAAAGAACACACACATGGAATAAATCGTTTATATGCAttgagtgtgggaaaagcttccgtGAGACTGGTGACCTTACTGAGcaccagagaacccacacaggagtGAACCGtacaaatgtatggagtgtggaaagagctttagccAGAGCGGAGGCCTTGCTGCACATCGAAGAACGACACGTGGGCAAAAccgtttaa